In a single window of the Candidatus Cetobacterium colombiensis genome:
- a CDS encoding JAB domain-containing protein, translated as MKKILDSLGFKSVGALRKAVKNGDENALEFLHLMEEFLKGGIKSQDITVRGKADFINYLNLQMGYLKHEEFKAVFLNSSNQIVLNETLFCGTIDRSVVYPRLIIEKAILSGAKGVIFVHNHPSGNLTPSKKDIELTLEMQELLDKVDVKLLDHYIVSETENFSFYENGLIDYL; from the coding sequence ATGAAAAAAATATTGGATTCTTTAGGATTTAAAAGTGTTGGAGCTTTGAGAAAAGCTGTAAAAAATGGTGATGAAAATGCCTTAGAGTTTTTACACCTTATGGAGGAGTTTTTAAAAGGTGGAATAAAATCCCAAGATATAACTGTTAGAGGGAAAGCAGATTTTATAAATTATTTAAATTTACAAATGGGGTATTTAAAACATGAAGAGTTTAAAGCGGTGTTTCTAAATAGTAGTAACCAAATTGTTTTAAATGAAACTTTGTTCTGTGGAACAATAGACCGAAGTGTAGTTTACCCAAGATTGATAATAGAAAAGGCAATCCTATCTGGTGCTAAGGGAGTTATATTTGTACATAACCATCCAAGTGGTAATTTAACACCATCTAAAAAAGATATTGAACTTACTTTAGAAATGCAGGAACTTCTTGACAAGGTAGATGTGAAACTACTGGATCATTATATAGTTTCAGAAACAGAAAACTTTAGTTTTTATGAAAATGGTTTAATTGATTATTTATAA